The Corynebacterium vitaeruminis DSM 20294 genome window below encodes:
- a CDS encoding electron transfer flavoprotein subunit beta/FixA family protein: protein MRIVVLVKEVPDTFGERKVSLETGLTDREACDPVLDEICERAVEAALTLAGTGEHSVHLMSMSPESAASSIRKGLAMGAESAVHICDPALLGADLSLTAEVLAKAIEKEGFDLVIAGNLSTDGNGGMVPAMIAEWLDRPHLTHLSALEATATTVSGTRAGDDGDSQVTAELPAVVSITEAFPDARFPNFKGIMAAKKKPFGTLTLADLGIDAQDFSIPRAIMTEVAERPPRAAGVKVTDDGTAAAQLADYLAQNKLI from the coding sequence ATGCGCATTGTCGTGCTGGTGAAGGAAGTCCCCGACACCTTCGGGGAGCGCAAGGTCTCGCTGGAGACCGGCCTGACGGACCGCGAGGCCTGCGACCCGGTGCTCGACGAGATCTGCGAGCGCGCCGTCGAGGCCGCGCTGACGCTGGCAGGCACAGGTGAGCACTCCGTCCACCTGATGAGCATGTCCCCGGAGTCCGCGGCATCCAGCATCCGCAAGGGGCTGGCCATGGGCGCGGAGTCCGCCGTCCACATCTGCGACCCCGCCCTCCTAGGCGCCGACCTCTCGCTCACGGCCGAGGTGCTGGCCAAGGCGATCGAGAAGGAGGGATTCGACCTCGTCATCGCCGGGAACCTCTCCACCGACGGCAACGGCGGCATGGTGCCCGCCATGATCGCGGAGTGGCTCGACCGCCCGCACCTCACCCACCTGTCCGCCCTCGAGGCGACCGCGACAACCGTCAGCGGCACCCGCGCCGGCGACGACGGCGATTCGCAGGTCACCGCCGAGCTCCCGGCGGTCGTCTCCATCACCGAGGCTTTCCCGGACGCCCGCTTCCCCAACTTCAAGGGCATCATGGCGGCGAAGAAGAAGCCGTTTGGCACCCTCACCCTCGCCGACCTCGGCATCGACGCCCAGGATTTCTCCATTCCTCGCGCGATCATGACGGAGGTCGCCGAGCGGCCGCCGCGCGCCGCCGGGGTCAAGGTCACCGACGACGGCACCGCCGCCGCCCAGCTCGCCGACTACCTCGCCCAGAACAAGCTGATCTAG
- the rpsR gene encoding 30S ribosomal protein S18: protein MKRTNMKKARMEQSRRPKKNPLKAAGIEKVDYKDINTLRLFISDRHKIRSRRVTGLTPQQQRQVATAVKNAREMALLPFTSR, encoded by the coding sequence ATGAAGCGCACCAACATGAAGAAGGCGCGGATGGAGCAGTCCCGCCGCCCCAAGAAGAACCCTCTCAAGGCAGCCGGTATCGAGAAGGTTGACTACAAGGACATCAACACCCTTCGTCTCTTCATCTCCGACCGCCACAAGATCCGTTCTCGTCGCGTCACCGGCCTGACCCCGCAGCAGCAGCGCCAGGTCGCCACCGCCGTGAAGAACGCTCGCGAGATGGCTCTCCTGCCGTTCACCAGCCGCTAA
- the rpsN gene encoding 30S ribosomal protein S14: protein MAKKSKIAKNEQRKEIVARFAERRNELKAIIKNPNTPDEERLDAQFELNRQPRDASPVRVRNRDSRDGRPRGFLRKFGVSRVRMREMAHRGELPGVRKSSW, encoded by the coding sequence ATGGCTAAGAAGTCCAAGATCGCCAAGAACGAGCAGCGCAAGGAAATCGTCGCCCGCTTTGCGGAGCGCCGTAACGAGCTCAAGGCAATCATCAAGAACCCCAACACCCCCGACGAGGAGCGCCTCGACGCTCAGTTCGAGCTGAACCGTCAGCCTCGCGACGCCTCCCCAGTTCGTGTCCGCAACCGCGACTCTCGTGACGGCCGTCCGCGCGGCTTCCTCCGCAAGTTCGGCGTCTCCCGTGTCCGTATGCGCGAGATGGCTCACCGCGGTGAGCTGCCTGGCGTTCGTAAGTCCAGCTGGTAA
- the rpmG gene encoding 50S ribosomal protein L33, which yields MARNDIRPIIKLKSTAGTGYTYVTRKNKRNNPDRITLKKYDPVARKHVEFREER from the coding sequence ATGGCACGTAACGATATCCGTCCGATCATCAAGCTAAAGTCTACGGCTGGCACCGGTTACACCTACGTCACCCGTAAGAACAAGCGTAACAACCCCGATCGTATTACCTTGAAGAAGTACGATCCGGTAGCCCGCAAGCACGTCGAATTCCGCGAGGAGCGATAA
- the rpmB gene encoding 50S ribosomal protein L28: MSAICQVTGRQPSYGKSVSHSHRRTSRRWNPNVQRRKFYLPSEGRTITLNVSTKGLKIIDRDGIESVVAKIRARGEKI, from the coding sequence ATGTCGGCTATTTGCCAGGTCACGGGACGCCAGCCGTCTTACGGCAAGTCTGTCTCGCACTCGCACCGACGCACGTCTCGCCGTTGGAACCCCAACGTGCAGCGTCGTAAGTTCTACCTGCCCTCCGAGGGCCGTACCATCACCCTGAATGTTTCCACCAAGGGCCTGAAGATCATCGACCGCGACGGCATCGAGTCCGTCGTCGCCAAGATCCGAGCACGTGGGGAGAAGATCTAA
- a CDS encoding type B 50S ribosomal protein L31: MKKDIHPDYHPVVFRDAGTGHQFLTRSTASSDRTVEWEDGNEYPLIVVDVTAESHPFWTGAQRVMDTAGRVEKFNQRFGAMARRKKKTQA, translated from the coding sequence ATGAAGAAGGATATCCATCCTGACTACCACCCAGTAGTCTTCCGCGATGCGGGCACTGGTCACCAGTTCCTGACTCGCTCCACCGCCTCCTCCGACCGCACCGTCGAGTGGGAAGATGGCAATGAGTACCCATTGATCGTCGTCGACGTCACCGCTGAGTCCCACCCGTTCTGGACTGGTGCACAGCGCGTCATGGACACCGCTGGCCGCGTTGAGAAGTTCAACCAGCGCTTCGGTGCAATGGCTCGTCGCAAGAAGAAGACCCAGGCTTAA
- the rpmF gene encoding 50S ribosomal protein L32: MAVPKRRMSRANTHSRRSQWKADNVALQEVKVNGQTVRIPRRLVKAAQLGLVEVEQF, translated from the coding sequence ATGGCAGTACCGAAGCGTCGTATGTCCCGTGCGAACACGCACTCCCGTCGTTCCCAGTGGAAGGCCGACAATGTCGCCCTCCAGGAGGTCAAGGTCAACGGTCAGACCGTGCGCATTCCGCGTCGTCTGGTGAAGGCCGCTCAGCTGGGCCTGGTCGAGGTCGAGCAGTTCTAG
- a CDS encoding response regulator transcription factor produces the protein MKIVVVDDEQAVRESLRRSLTFNGYEVHLAEDGQQALEVIEKEQPELVILDVMMPKMDGLEVCRTLRSGGDDRPILVLTARDGVSDRVAGLDAGADDYLPKPFALEELLARVRSLLRRAAADSVNSGGQGELVFEDLRLNPDTRDVTRNGRQISLTRTEFALLQLLMTNARRVLSRSTILEEVWGYDFPTSGNALEVYIGYLRRKTESEGEPRLIHTVRGVGYVLRDTAP, from the coding sequence ATGAAAATTGTTGTTGTAGATGACGAGCAGGCTGTACGCGAGTCCCTGCGTCGTTCTCTCACCTTCAACGGCTACGAGGTACACCTCGCGGAGGATGGCCAGCAGGCGTTGGAGGTCATTGAGAAGGAACAGCCCGAACTGGTCATCTTGGATGTGATGATGCCCAAGATGGATGGTCTGGAGGTGTGCCGCACCCTGCGCAGCGGGGGAGACGACCGCCCGATTTTGGTGCTCACCGCTCGCGACGGGGTGTCCGACCGCGTCGCCGGCCTCGATGCTGGCGCAGATGATTACCTGCCCAAGCCCTTCGCTCTGGAGGAGCTACTGGCCCGCGTGCGCTCGCTGCTGCGCCGCGCCGCCGCCGACTCCGTCAACAGCGGCGGACAGGGCGAGCTGGTCTTCGAGGATCTGCGTCTTAATCCCGACACCCGGGACGTGACCCGCAACGGCCGCCAGATCAGCCTGACCCGCACCGAGTTCGCGCTGCTCCAGCTGCTCATGACCAACGCGCGCCGCGTGCTGTCGCGCTCGACCATCCTCGAGGAGGTCTGGGGCTACGATTTCCCCACCTCCGGCAACGCGCTCGAGGTGTACATCGGCTACCTGCGCCGCAAGACCGAGTCCGAGGGTGAGCCGAGGCTCATCCACACGGTGCGCGGCGTCGGATACGTTCTGAGGGACACGGCTCCGTGA
- a CDS encoding sensor histidine kinase, which yields MILRKPTNRPEGDHEESLQADSGDLEITRGPWSNKASLRWRISMLTAAMVAIAVGMMTIVAYWTVSSTLRESVDKDLATEASALLQQAVQPTTMVDAQKVVDNFRLYNSATRVSIRLPASSFVIGDDIPQLTSAESAGTDAVMATVDGERIYSKRSESGATVLLARDMTSLNQLITSLGLVLLLVGLFGIFLAIAAGMMVAKAGLRPIRRLHAAVDRVRRTDELRPIEVIGNDELADLTCGFNEMLEALENSRRRQADLVADAGHELKTPLTSMRTNIELLMMMQRSGGVGISEEDRQALERDVIAQMEELSTLIGDLVDLARDDVPETSLEQVDLLEVIDDALMRVKRRRPDVQFKTNTTPWYLDGDTHGLGRAILNLLDNAAKWSPHDGVVRLAMTPLFDGTVEITVADSGPGIPEEDREKVFERFFRSVQARSTPGSGLGLAIVKQTIERHGGTITAGESSDGGAEMRVVLPGFAMPGELEKSRLGAGRKRKNRRS from the coding sequence GTGATCCTGCGCAAACCTACGAATCGGCCTGAGGGCGACCATGAAGAGTCGCTCCAGGCCGATTCTGGCGACCTCGAAATCACACGGGGTCCGTGGAGCAATAAGGCCTCCCTGCGGTGGAGGATCTCCATGCTCACCGCCGCGATGGTCGCCATCGCGGTGGGAATGATGACGATCGTCGCCTACTGGACCGTGTCCTCGACCCTGCGTGAGTCCGTGGACAAGGACCTCGCCACCGAGGCCTCCGCACTGCTGCAGCAGGCGGTCCAGCCCACCACCATGGTGGACGCGCAGAAGGTGGTGGACAATTTCCGCCTCTACAACTCGGCCACCCGAGTCTCCATCCGGCTTCCCGCCTCCAGCTTCGTCATCGGCGACGACATCCCGCAGCTGACCAGCGCGGAGTCGGCGGGCACGGACGCGGTCATGGCCACCGTCGACGGCGAGCGCATTTACTCCAAGCGCAGCGAGTCGGGGGCGACGGTGCTCTTGGCCCGCGACATGACTAGTCTCAACCAGCTCATCACCAGCCTTGGTCTCGTGCTGCTGCTCGTGGGCCTGTTTGGTATCTTCCTCGCCATCGCCGCCGGGATGATGGTGGCCAAGGCGGGCCTGCGGCCGATCCGTCGCCTCCATGCCGCCGTCGACCGCGTCCGCCGCACGGACGAGCTGCGTCCCATCGAGGTGATCGGCAACGACGAGCTGGCCGATCTCACGTGCGGCTTCAACGAGATGCTCGAGGCGCTGGAGAACTCGCGCCGCCGCCAGGCCGACCTCGTCGCCGACGCTGGCCACGAGCTGAAGACGCCGCTGACCTCCATGCGCACCAACATCGAGCTGCTCATGATGATGCAACGCTCCGGTGGCGTCGGGATCTCGGAGGAGGACCGCCAGGCGCTCGAGCGCGACGTCATAGCCCAGATGGAGGAGCTGTCCACCCTCATCGGGGACCTGGTCGACCTCGCGCGCGACGACGTCCCGGAGACCTCCCTCGAGCAGGTCGACCTCCTCGAGGTGATCGACGACGCCCTCATGCGCGTGAAGCGCCGCCGCCCCGACGTGCAGTTCAAGACGAACACCACGCCCTGGTACCTCGACGGCGACACCCACGGCCTGGGCCGGGCGATCCTCAACCTGCTCGACAACGCGGCGAAGTGGTCGCCGCACGACGGCGTGGTGCGCCTTGCCATGACCCCGCTGTTCGACGGCACGGTGGAGATCACCGTGGCCGACTCGGGGCCGGGCATCCCCGAGGAGGACCGGGAGAAGGTCTTTGAGCGATTCTTCCGTTCGGTGCAGGCCCGCTCCACGCCTGGGTCGGGTCTGGGGTTGGCCATCGTCAAACAGACGATCGAGCGCCACGGTGGGACCATTACGGCGGGGGAGTCCTCCGACGGCGGTGCCGAGATGCGGGTGGTCCTCCCGGGCTTCGCCATGCCGGGTGAACTCGAAAAATCCCGCCTCGGCGCCGGGCGTAAGCGCAAGAACCGCCGCTCCTAG
- a CDS encoding S1C family serine protease, which produces MKNSFGSTPSDNTPQDPQANQQGASEETTSFDRVQSPYSTNAAGNPSSAQGSYYQSQSAGAAEAGQGAASEPTWAQGANTATVEKQPRTMSMKSAAALALVAAIGAGSITGVVVSKENSGSGSKTQVLDNLNQQPASNSTGSEAADGSVEKVAATVLPSVVSIQVTTRTGVAEGSGSIISSDGYVMTNNHVIADAESGQAEITVNLNDGTEYKADLVAGDQNTDVAVIKLQGASGLPVMNFGDSSALKVGQEVVAVGSPLGLSSTVTSGIVSALNRPVRAGGDQNSQSSLIDAIQTDAAINPGNSGGPLVDMSGNLIGMNSVIASTSTSSTGEAGSIGLGFAIPANFARRVASQLIESGKATQPMIGVQLQSNATVTGAKIADVTAGGPGDQAGLKAGEVITGMNGRRIDSADALIAAVRSSDFGSTITLTVGDENGDNPREVEVTLTSE; this is translated from the coding sequence ATGAAAAACTCTTTTGGTTCCACGCCTTCCGATAACACCCCGCAGGATCCCCAGGCCAATCAGCAAGGTGCCTCGGAGGAGACCACCTCTTTCGATAGGGTGCAGTCGCCGTACTCCACCAACGCTGCGGGGAACCCCTCCTCGGCGCAGGGCTCCTACTACCAATCCCAGTCCGCCGGGGCTGCTGAGGCTGGCCAGGGTGCGGCGTCGGAGCCAACCTGGGCTCAGGGAGCAAACACCGCAACCGTGGAGAAACAGCCGCGCACGATGAGCATGAAGTCCGCGGCGGCCCTCGCGTTGGTCGCCGCCATAGGCGCGGGCTCGATTACCGGCGTCGTTGTGTCCAAGGAGAACAGCGGCAGCGGTTCGAAGACCCAGGTGCTCGACAACCTGAACCAGCAACCTGCCTCCAACAGCACGGGAAGCGAGGCCGCCGACGGTTCCGTGGAGAAGGTCGCCGCGACCGTCTTGCCGTCCGTGGTCTCCATTCAGGTGACTACCCGCACCGGCGTGGCTGAGGGCTCCGGCTCGATTATTTCCTCCGACGGTTATGTCATGACCAATAACCACGTCATCGCCGACGCGGAGTCCGGCCAGGCCGAGATCACCGTGAACCTCAATGACGGCACCGAATACAAGGCCGACCTTGTGGCGGGCGACCAGAACACCGATGTCGCCGTGATCAAGCTGCAGGGGGCCTCGGGCCTGCCGGTGATGAACTTCGGCGACTCCTCTGCGCTCAAGGTGGGCCAGGAGGTCGTGGCCGTGGGCTCCCCGCTGGGCCTGTCATCCACCGTGACCAGCGGCATCGTCTCGGCGCTGAACAGGCCGGTCCGCGCGGGCGGCGACCAGAACAGCCAGTCCTCGCTCATCGACGCCATCCAGACCGACGCGGCCATCAACCCCGGCAACTCCGGCGGCCCGCTAGTGGACATGAGCGGCAACCTCATCGGCATGAACTCCGTCATCGCCTCGACTAGCACCTCCAGCACCGGCGAGGCTGGCTCCATCGGCCTGGGCTTCGCCATCCCGGCCAACTTCGCCCGCCGCGTGGCCTCCCAGCTCATCGAGAGCGGCAAGGCAACCCAGCCGATGATCGGCGTCCAGCTGCAGTCCAACGCGACGGTCACCGGCGCGAAGATCGCCGACGTGACCGCCGGTGGCCCCGGCGATCAGGCGGGGCTGAAGGCGGGTGAGGTCATCACGGGCATGAACGGCCGCCGCATCGACTCCGCCGACGCGCTCATCGCCGCGGTGCGCAGCAGCGACTTCGGGTCCACCATCACGCTGACGGTCGGCGACGAAAACGGCGACAACCCGCGTGAGGTGGAGGTTACTCTCACAAGCGAGTAG
- a CDS encoding MogA/MoaB family molybdenum cofactor biosynthesis protein has translation MSGISTDTFEEETSSGARASALLEVGEPDAEFFRATEAEEAMGAPRRALVVLVSDHVISSGEDTDRLCTELLEEGGFVVDGVLTVRNKRSQIRKAIETAVIGGVDLVLTVGGTGVGPRDRTPEATRDVLDQHVPGIAQALRSSGLACGAVDACTSRGISGVSGSTVVVNLAASRSAIRDGMATLTPLVHHLVDQLRRSTVD, from the coding sequence ATGAGTGGCATCAGCACGGACACGTTTGAAGAAGAGACGAGCTCGGGAGCGCGCGCTTCCGCGCTCCTCGAGGTGGGCGAGCCCGATGCTGAGTTCTTCCGAGCGACCGAGGCGGAGGAGGCGATGGGCGCCCCGCGCCGCGCGCTCGTGGTGCTCGTGTCCGACCACGTCATCTCCTCCGGCGAGGACACCGATCGCCTGTGCACGGAGCTGCTCGAGGAGGGCGGCTTCGTCGTGGACGGCGTGCTCACCGTGAGGAACAAGCGCTCGCAGATCCGAAAGGCCATCGAGACCGCCGTCATCGGCGGCGTGGATCTCGTGCTCACCGTCGGCGGCACCGGCGTCGGCCCGCGCGACCGCACACCGGAGGCCACACGCGACGTGCTCGATCAGCACGTCCCCGGAATCGCCCAGGCGCTGCGCTCCTCGGGCCTGGCCTGCGGCGCGGTCGACGCCTGCACCTCGCGCGGCATCTCTGGTGTGTCCGGGTCAACCGTCGTGGTTAACCTCGCGGCCTCGCGTTCCGCCATCCGCGACGGCATGGCCACGCTGACCCCGTTGGTGCACCACCTCGTCGACCAGCTGCGCCGGTCGACCGTTGACTAG
- the mscL gene encoding large conductance mechanosensitive channel protein MscL: MLKGFKDFILRGNVIDLAVAVVIGGAFTAIVTAFSDSLINPLIAALGGADVSGLGFHVRAGNEATFMDFGAVITAAINFLLIAAIVYFVLVAPMNKLKEMQAKRKGVEEDEVAPASVEAELLEEIRDLLKTQQK, encoded by the coding sequence ATGCTTAAGGGCTTCAAGGACTTTATCCTCCGCGGCAACGTCATCGACCTGGCCGTCGCAGTCGTCATCGGTGGTGCTTTCACCGCCATCGTCACTGCCTTCTCCGATAGCCTCATCAACCCGCTCATCGCTGCCCTCGGTGGCGCCGACGTCTCCGGCCTGGGCTTCCACGTCCGCGCTGGCAACGAGGCCACCTTCATGGACTTCGGCGCGGTCATCACCGCGGCCATCAACTTCCTGCTGATCGCCGCGATCGTGTACTTCGTGCTCGTTGCTCCGATGAACAAGCTCAAGGAGATGCAGGCTAAGCGCAAGGGCGTCGAGGAGGACGAGGTCGCTCCGGCATCCGTCGAGGCCGAGCTCCTCGAGGAGATCCGCGACCTGCTCAAGACCCAGCAGAAGTAG
- a CDS encoding SAF domain-containing protein gives MSENKRWEALARPGYRRSQFIRRSVAVALVLAALLFTAWESRGSTAPVVVASRDVSAGSLVAETDLKVARFPANLVPEGALTDPGEASGRVAASAMSTGMPVLASSVVSLELSHSVVSKSTGDEVREPYNMVPIRLADPALAPLLVHGDTVTVVAGDGAGDHGEVIATGGTVIFTSVDDSQKTGVPAGTVMIALPESQAQNVATASLSRGLAVVLSGTRANLT, from the coding sequence ATGAGCGAGAACAAACGGTGGGAGGCGCTGGCGCGGCCCGGGTACCGCCGCAGCCAATTCATTCGGAGGTCGGTGGCGGTCGCGCTCGTGCTGGCTGCATTATTATTCACCGCGTGGGAGTCGCGCGGATCCACCGCGCCGGTGGTGGTCGCATCCCGCGACGTGTCGGCGGGCTCGCTGGTCGCGGAGACCGACCTCAAGGTCGCACGCTTTCCCGCAAACCTCGTCCCGGAAGGGGCGCTCACGGACCCAGGCGAGGCCAGCGGGCGGGTGGCGGCGAGCGCCATGTCCACGGGGATGCCGGTGCTGGCATCGAGCGTGGTCTCACTCGAGCTTTCCCACTCGGTTGTATCTAAGTCCACAGGCGACGAAGTTCGTGAGCCATACAACATGGTCCCCATCCGGCTCGCGGACCCCGCGCTGGCCCCGTTGCTCGTCCACGGCGACACGGTGACGGTGGTCGCGGGCGACGGCGCCGGCGACCACGGCGAGGTCATTGCCACAGGTGGGACCGTTATATTCACTTCCGTTGATGATTCACAGAAAACGGGAGTCCCCGCCGGGACCGTCATGATCGCCCTGCCCGAAAGTCAAGCTCAGAACGTTGCCACGGCCTCGCTTTCGCGCGGATTGGCCGTGGTTTTAAGTGGAACCAGGGCCAACCTGACATAA
- a CDS encoding 5-formyltetrahydrofolate cyclo-ligase, with translation MSDPQAAKKAMRAQLQEARLARSDADRAAANEAIVSSLVSLIQSKGFRAVSAYCAFEEEPGGPGLVDALLPHVDELWVPLSRPKGILEWARYTGPECLCSGAYGIPEPTGEATGSEILSSLDLVIVPALGATPQGQRLGKGAGYYDRALEPLPPVTPVQVAVLFDAEVRADIPFAPHDATIPFILTEKGLRTTS, from the coding sequence ATGAGCGACCCACAGGCGGCAAAAAAGGCAATGCGCGCGCAGCTGCAGGAGGCGCGACTCGCCCGCAGCGACGCCGATCGGGCCGCAGCCAACGAGGCGATCGTCTCCTCACTTGTCTCGCTCATCCAGTCCAAGGGCTTCCGCGCGGTGTCCGCCTACTGCGCCTTCGAGGAGGAGCCGGGCGGGCCGGGCCTCGTCGACGCGCTGCTCCCCCACGTCGACGAGCTGTGGGTGCCGCTGTCGCGACCGAAGGGGATCCTCGAGTGGGCTCGCTACACCGGCCCCGAGTGCCTGTGCTCAGGCGCCTACGGCATCCCGGAACCCACCGGCGAGGCCACGGGCAGCGAGATCCTCTCCTCGCTCGACCTCGTCATCGTCCCCGCGCTCGGCGCGACGCCGCAGGGGCAGCGCCTCGGCAAGGGGGCGGGCTACTACGATCGCGCGCTGGAGCCGCTCCCGCCGGTCACTCCGGTACAGGTTGCCGTGCTTTTCGACGCTGAAGTCCGCGCCGACATCCCGTTCGCGCCCCACGACGCGACCATCCCCTTCATCCTCACCGAGAAGGGCCTGCGCACGACGAGCTAG
- a CDS encoding UTP--glucose-1-phosphate uridylyltransferase — MTLPQDAPAHAVKTVIVPAAGMGTRFLPATKTVPKELLPVVDTPGIELIAEEAAHLGATRLAVITAPKKQEVLEHFKRFPELEATLESRGKTEQLEKVRRANQLIQPVSVVQEEPLGLGHAVSLAESVLDDDEDVVAIMLPDDLVLPMGVVEKMVEVREQLGGSVLCAVEVPEDEVYNYGVFEIEDADYDGPYTVKKVKGMVEKPSVEDAPSNFVATGRYLLDRKIFDALRRITPGAGGELQLTDAIDLLIDEGHPVHILVHDGKRHDLGNPGGYIPAVVDFGLSHPVYGKHLKRALRQILEEHGA, encoded by the coding sequence ATGACCTTGCCTCAAGACGCCCCCGCCCATGCCGTGAAGACGGTCATCGTTCCCGCTGCCGGAATGGGCACCCGTTTCCTGCCGGCCACGAAGACCGTGCCGAAGGAGCTGCTCCCGGTCGTGGACACGCCAGGCATCGAGCTGATCGCCGAGGAGGCGGCCCATCTGGGCGCGACGCGCCTCGCCGTCATCACCGCGCCGAAGAAGCAGGAGGTGCTCGAGCACTTCAAGCGCTTCCCGGAGCTCGAGGCGACCCTGGAGTCCCGGGGTAAGACCGAGCAGCTGGAGAAGGTGCGCCGCGCGAACCAGCTCATCCAGCCGGTGTCGGTCGTCCAAGAGGAGCCGCTCGGCCTGGGTCACGCCGTGAGCCTGGCGGAGTCCGTCCTCGACGACGACGAGGATGTCGTCGCGATCATGCTGCCCGACGACCTCGTCCTGCCGATGGGCGTGGTGGAGAAGATGGTCGAGGTGCGCGAGCAGCTCGGCGGCAGCGTGTTGTGCGCGGTCGAGGTCCCAGAGGACGAAGTTTATAACTACGGTGTCTTCGAGATCGAGGACGCGGACTACGACGGCCCCTACACCGTGAAGAAGGTCAAGGGCATGGTGGAAAAGCCCTCCGTCGAGGACGCGCCGTCCAACTTCGTCGCCACCGGCCGCTACCTGCTCGACCGCAAGATCTTCGACGCCCTGCGCCGCATCACCCCGGGCGCCGGCGGCGAGCTGCAGCTGACCGACGCCATCGATTTGCTTATCGACGAAGGCCATCCGGTTCACATCCTCGTTCACGACGGCAAGCGCCACGACCTGGGCAACCCCGGCGGCTACATCCCCGCCGTCGTCGACTTCGGCCTCTCCCACCCGGTCTACGGCAAGCACCTCAAGCGGGCCCTGCGCCAGATCCTCGAGGAGCACGGCGCCTAA
- the glp gene encoding molybdotransferase-like divisome protein Glp, producing the protein MRSVEEQLALVSEAAIAPEPVRIAIADALGLMCAEEVQATRPLPGFDQAAIDGYAIRAVDVGGERGLGRPADAPVHLSETSLPVVGEVAAGSQRPLRLQPKQAVRVHTGAPLPTLSDAVIPLEWTDRGRKRMVASKPVRSGEFVRKVGDDIRPGDVAVSSGAILGPAHIGLLAAVGRSKVLVYPRPRLSVISVGHELIDIDREPGLGQILDVNSYSLAAAGKEAGADVHRVGIAAGEPRRLKEIIEAQMLRSEIIVISGAVGGSGSDSIRAVLSELGTIDTTRVAMHPGSVQGFGLLGDDQTPVFLLPSNPVSALVIFEMFVRPVIRLSLGKRTPLRRTVRARALNHVGSKAGRRGYVRARLMRDSETQDYLVEGLGGANGAPSHLLAGLSEANAMIKIPEEVTQVRPGDIVEVIFLSQGR; encoded by the coding sequence GTGCGCTCAGTAGAGGAGCAACTAGCCCTGGTGTCCGAGGCGGCGATCGCCCCGGAGCCGGTCCGTATCGCCATCGCTGATGCCCTCGGCCTCATGTGCGCCGAAGAGGTCCAGGCCACCAGGCCGCTTCCGGGGTTCGACCAGGCCGCGATCGATGGCTACGCCATCCGCGCCGTCGACGTGGGCGGCGAGCGCGGCCTCGGGCGCCCCGCCGACGCCCCGGTGCATCTGTCCGAGACCTCCCTCCCCGTGGTCGGCGAGGTGGCCGCGGGCTCTCAGCGCCCGCTGCGCCTGCAGCCCAAGCAGGCGGTGCGCGTCCACACCGGCGCGCCGCTGCCGACGCTGTCCGATGCCGTCATCCCGCTGGAGTGGACCGACCGGGGGCGCAAGCGCATGGTGGCTTCCAAGCCGGTGCGCAGCGGCGAGTTCGTCCGCAAGGTCGGCGACGACATCCGCCCCGGCGACGTGGCGGTGAGCTCGGGCGCCATCCTAGGGCCCGCGCACATCGGCCTGCTCGCCGCCGTCGGCCGCAGCAAGGTGCTGGTCTACCCGCGCCCGCGCCTGTCCGTCATCTCCGTCGGCCACGAGCTCATCGACATCGATCGCGAGCCGGGCCTCGGGCAGATCCTCGACGTTAACTCGTACTCGCTCGCGGCCGCGGGCAAGGAGGCGGGCGCCGACGTCCACCGCGTGGGCATCGCCGCGGGCGAGCCGCGCCGGCTGAAGGAGATCATCGAGGCGCAGATGCTGCGCTCGGAGATCATCGTCATCTCCGGCGCCGTGGGCGGTTCCGGCTCGGACTCCATCCGCGCCGTGCTCTCCGAGCTGGGCACCATCGACACCACCCGCGTCGCCATGCACCCGGGCTCCGTGCAGGGCTTCGGCCTGCTCGGCGACGACCAGACCCCGGTCTTCCTGCTGCCCAGCAACCCGGTGTCGGCGCTGGTCATCTTCGAGATGTTCGTCCGCCCCGTCATCCGGCTCAGCCTGGGCAAACGCACCCCGCTGCGCCGCACCGTGCGCGCCCGAGCGCTCAACCACGTCGGCTCGAAGGCTGGCCGCCGCGGCTACGTCCGCGCCCGCCTCATGCGCGACTCGGAGACGCAGGATTACCTCGTCGAGGGCCTCGGCGGGGCCAACGGCGCCCCCTCGCACCTCCTGGCGGGCCTGTCCGAGGCGAACGCCATGATCAAGATCCCCGAGGAGGTCACCCAGGTCCGCCCGGGCGACATTGTCGAGGTCATCTTCCTGTCCCAGGGCAGGTAG